Sequence from the Mytilus galloprovincialis chromosome 13, xbMytGall1.hap1.1, whole genome shotgun sequence genome:
TGACAAAATTCCTCCAAAACCACCTATTCCAGCAAAACCACCTTTTCCGCCAAGACCTCCCAAACCACCAAGACCGCCGCCATATCCACCGTCATACCCAACAGGACCATATCCACCGACATTACCACCATATCCACCGCTAGAATACACAACAACAGGACCATATCCACCTATATTTCCGCCGTATCCACCGCTAGAATAACCAACGGGGCCATATCCACCATGTGCTGCTATGTTGTTGACTAACAATAGCACTGCTACCACCACAGATGTACACTTGGTGTTCATTTTCTAGCTGTGTTATGGATTCTAAAAAAAGAATCATCAAAGAATTATAGTAATACTTTAACTTGAAAATTCTAATACGAATTAATCTTTTTAAACGACAAAATATGTTGTTATTATTCTAGTATAGAAAATGGGATGCCGTTATAtactagatattttttttttatcatatctcTATCACTTGGCTTTTGAAACAGACTGAGTAACATAACATGATGGATTAAATTGACACAGCATTTATTGAGAAACTAGTCTATATAAGACTAATATATATAAGGTAAAACAATATGTAGAATTATTTATAAAACTCGCtgagatagaaaaaaaacaatagaaaaaaaaaacagtgtaaaAATTAACACGAAGatataaatttatacacaatgagaaaaaaagaaaaaaaaagaaaaaaaaaagaaaagaaatcaaaCAGTGAGAATAACATATTAAACTTTTAGATTGATCAGGAGGAAAACACagtgagatctaaaaaaaaaagtgcattggTAGCCACATGATTTTTTGCATAGAAATTGAGTTTCAAAAAACAATCTTTAATTTTGAATGATATTGCAATATcatcaatcttttttttattgggtaaaaatattttattctcaaGAAAAATACATGTCCACGCCTTTTATAAAATATGCTTTGATCAACGATTTTACATGTAAACcctcataaaatttaaaaaaataataatttcatattaaaattataagaatatGCTGATTTGCTTGTCAAATTAGAGTAGTAAAAGTTAAAGAAAACTAAAAGAGGAAAGAGTCAAATAAAGACAAGTAGAATTAAAAACCTAGAcgtaaaaattaaaagaaagaaaaagataaacagatatATGCATTAATTGTCTTATCAATAATACTTACCTCTTCTGCTTGGTTTGAAATGAGAAGATGATACCAATTTTGTATTTCATGAGCTTTTATATACAGACAAAATGGGGATATTTTAATAATTAACCTTGTGTATGTCAAgtaacaataacccataaaaaaaataaactatcgATCAAATTGTGAAACATTAGTCTTTCGTAACAAATTCTAATTCCTTTTCgaacagatatttttttaaaagatttaagagTGTGATGAAGACAATCACCATCAATCTTTATAAATCGGAATTGGTGCAAGAATTTATGAATTTTCACATAAAAAAGTAGTCCACGTGTTGAAACAAATGTGCTATCCGACTATCTATCAACACATTTTACAGCTACAATCGAGAACAAATGCATGTATGCCTTTGGAAATCAATCGCCTAGCAGGTCACGTGGTAGTGAACGTCCTTTCGTCTAAACCCTTTCCTCCACGCCTAGTACGGGCATTGTGGAATATTGGCAATTACTCATTTGCTCGAAGTTTGAAATTATTATCGACACCATCGGAAGAcggatataaaaaaatcattatgccCCTCGTTCCTGTTCAAACAGattcttgttttcatatcttATTAACATCATTAACATCTTTAATTAATATTTTCGTCCCGAGTATGCATGTATTGTCCGATGCTGGACGTAACGCAATTCATTAATTAATAATTTCTAATTGTTGATGCTTTCCCCAAAAAGGCAATGTCGTGACAGTTTGTTGAGATAacgtatgtacatgtatgatgggTATCTCCCTTTCGAGCAGATACGTATACTCTGTGACCAAACTAACCGTTGGTTGTAGGCGCTTATTATTCTAATATTGCTATcacattcggcaatcctcggtagaatccgctactctccttatATGATGGTACGTAATCGGCCGAGTTGAGTTTTCTTTTAGTAATCTGTTTTTGTCCTTCTTGTAATTGTATTCTATATTAAACCATAATGATTGCATTTGTTGACATCCCTTCCATTAAGTTTTCTTGAAAGTAGTGTATGCGTTAATTTAGAATTTTTCAAGTAAAAATAACTACTGTTCTGTATTTTAAGTATTTCAGAAAATGTGCTTTAAAATTGTATTGCagagatttttttcaatttactagCAACATAAATCAACCATTTGTATATCGCTAAGGCAGGAAAGAGTTCCAGATAGACTGTTCTTTGTCCTTTATCAATAATGGTATCTGAGAAAGAGAACCGTCCTTGAGTTCTAGACAGTCATTAAATAACTTAGCATGACTCAGTCAGACGAATAGACGGGTAAAATATCAACAAGTTGTTAAAACTTCTAAATACACATATTTATACATGTGTCAGTAACATGTTTATACATGTGTCAATAACATGTTTATACATGTGTCATAACATGacatttttttgcattatttttaagtacatgtacatggttTTTTTCAAGCCTGTCTGTGTTATTGCGACACATTTGctagatataagaagaagtggtatgagtgccaatgagacaactctctatccaagtcacaatttataaaagaaaagccTTTATATTATGGTCTTCAACTCGTAGCCttcgctcacaccgaacagcaagctataaaggacccccaaaatgactagtgtaaaaccattcaaacgagataaCCACTGGGAGCGGAGCGGTCTGATCTAtgtaaaaaaacgagaaacactttcAACACGAGTGTGACCgaccgaattagacaatttaccgggattgtaataacatgagcaacaagacgggggccacatgtagagcaggatctgcgtacccttccagAAAACCTGAGATCTTTGacggggttcgttttgcttagtctttagttttctgtgttgtgtcttttGTGCTATTATCTATCTGtatgtctttttattattttttagtcatagcgttgtcagtttattttccctGTGGTACCTTTCGCCGCTCTTtgatgaatcacatcaacaaacgacaactactgaaaatCAGGTTTCTGACTTACGACATGTGCAATTAAATGCAGCGGGTTTTTTATCCATAAAAACGACAATTAAGTCTTTATTATGTAGATCAGACAGTTTTATACCTTTACAAGTTGTTAACTTCTATACAAATAATGGTTCGATGAATAATGCATGTAAAggcattaaatatttattttgtcgaTGCATGATATGAAACCTTTTCAAAATGTTTGCAATTCCTATTCATTAATTTTAATCAGATTTTCATATTCAGTGACATGATTATACGTGAGTCTGAAGTTATTCTGGATTTATCTTAACTATCAACCCCCCAAAAATAAAAGCAATACAAGGATGTACATGTAcagggaaaaaataaaataaccaaaaatcaAACTCCGAGGttacttaaaacaaaacaaacaaacacaacatgttaaaatgtcaaaaataggggtacaggaGTCAACACtgtgttagggagctaccatttgatttttatgggggggggggggggggggggggggggggctaggatgaaaaattttgtctgcatttttttttagctgtaatctctgtcctgcctttttatttttcactctgttcgacctgcctttttattttcactctgttcggtcctgcctttttttttttttaatttatcctgactttttttttacctaaattgtcgtcctgacttcttttttttttttgcaagtgtctcatcctgcctttttttttactcaaaactcctgtcctgcctatttttttcaaatttcatcctagcaccccccccccccccccccataaaaatcaaatggtagctcccttataatCTTTACCactacaaaaacaaagaaaagcacaaaaaggcatatactAGACAATTAAAGCACACCAACAACAAACGAAAGACAAAAAGTTACCATATTACAAACATAGGAAAAGTAAGGAGCGATATGACTAAAATGACTCGGCAAATATCATTTAATTTGCTCTTTTAAGCTGTAATCCTTGTGTTATAATGATAAGGCGATGCGATATGACTACAAAGGAATTGACTTTACTATACATTAAGACCTTCCTACAAATAgggtggttttttttctggtctCTTCGTCTCTTGAATTTTATGTTTCATGGATCTGCCATTTCCTTTAAAAATTCTATGTTGCTTACCGAATTTAATTTTTCAGTAAAATCAATCGAAAGCCGTCCATCAATCAATTAATTGATTGGTCATTCAATAAGCAATCGAATTAATCAAGTTAAGTtacattaaaaaagttaaatggCACgactttatttttagtttatgtatTTTAATCAACACAAGAAGATATGagggaaaaaggggggtggggggtcaaaATATATTTCCATCTATCAATGGATTTTTTCACAGCTTTTGTTCTTTGGATTTGACAGAAGCTAATAGTTTTTATTCTAAATTTGAATTTGAGTTCTATCaaacaaatcaacaataaaaGTTGTATAACAGGGAAAAAGCAATAATGTATGAGATATTCTGATGAATAACCACTTCAAGTGTCAgcgtaatttattttgatttttttggcgTAACCTAACATAGTTCACATGTTTTGATATAGTAATGGGTTATATCATCGTGCAGATATTTGCTACATTGTAAATTTgagttctatatatatattcaacaatttatttttcttctgcaatttatcatttttggaatattttttaagaCGAAAAAATGCTATAATGTATGAGCTAGTGTTACGATTTACAACTTTAAGTGTTGCGTAAGCTTATATTGTTCACATgtttttgatatagttatatattGTGATACTATTGTGCACATGTTTGCGTGacttatagtgtgtgataacattgtgtgagggaattcgacgtttgatgtaccactgttcactccagtgcaatttatgacaataccactgcatcaatcagaattattttttttgcagtgttttaagaaatgattttgctttgttgtcgcgtattatttgtgaaacattcaatgttttaaaaaggcgaattttctttataaagtcaatgattatgttgacttttgaaagccaaactttctacagccttaaatacgctaatgaaagatccaaaaactataccaatacataacgacatgtttatgaaattataacaaatctattggttaacaaatttttactcgttattgcaaaataatgaacttaataaatctgacattttctccctacccagtttacccctatacatttttatgatgtggactggtcattgttattgaatggtaggcaatttgattggattaagttgttattagtttaccttcaaacttgttaatgcttttcatacatgactattgattaattagaacgtgcatgaaattgtacggtaactaaaatgaccttcaaactggacactggacgagtcaatattatgttttatcaatgaaagttaaggtatgaaaggtaagaattgccacttattcgattttcacaaaattttcggaatatacagttgaaaggtatgttttaaaagcctattgtgaagagcaaagagaaagtttacaaataatacgttttgttccattaaacaagtcattttcgtaagagaaataccgaaatatattttacgcacgactacggcaggtaaaattattatttatcataataaaaaaagcatttttcagtctcattggaatatgttgattacaattaatcccaaacttaagaagtaagtaactaaagtcaaaatatgtccgatctgcctatttctgcacatcaaaagtcaatacgatcgttttaaagtcaatttcgtctacctcacaaaatcttgttaggcactatagttcATTTtcataaatcaacaaaaaattacGAAACAACACAGGGTAATAGTTGTATAATTTACCTTGAGTGTCACGTGGCAGTTAAAGTGCGgctaatttttaaaattctttagatatctgtttttttaattgaaaacgtAGCACTTCATTGTATAACCTCCTTGGTATAACGTTACATAAAGATTATTAACACTGTTACTAAAAATatcactgaagtgcaacaaatttaaacattctttcgatatttttttcatttgtaaacgtagCACTTCAGTTATTTATAAGCTCCTtatttaaacgaaaaataaaaagttaCATAAAGATTTTTAACACGGTTGCTTAACAAATCACTGAAAGTTAATACTTGTGTTACAATAAGTAAAAAGATTCCGCTTGACATGGTCAAATTCTTAGAATTACGTGTTGGTGGTCCGTGTTTgaaattatttcacttttttttttaagggagcaaccatttaactttaacGGTGGGGGTGTATGTTTTTCCCCGCAGTCAGACTTTTTTGCGCAGAGCgagaacatttttttagttttctgacgctatcaatcaatttttttctcaaaaatttaagACTTTAAGATATGGGGAAAATATGgattcaaaatatgttttgtcatctgcttgaccgctaaaaaaacattttttatctcaACAAATGATTGGAGATCAGAATATTTATTCGGAAAAAACATAACCCCCTcccctttgaagttaaatggtcttTCCCTTACACACTATAGATCTTTAGTTACTGAATGAGCATAATCTAAAGAAGGATCTcagttgatattatttttttcaccaagaGTTTACCCCCATCCCCATGGGATATAGAAACTTTGCCAAAAAAATGCGTACTATTGTCAGGGCAGGAAGGAATGAGGGCGCTAAATCAGATGTCTTGtgaaaagttaaatcacaaaagtactgaactccgaggaaaattcaaaacagaaaagtccataatcaaatgacaaaatcaaaagcttaaccgtggtacatcaaacgaatggacaactgtcatatttctgacttggtacaggcattttcgtaagTAGAAACTTGTGAATTAAATCTGGTGTTATAGCTAGCCAAAGCTCTccctgtatgacagtcgaattaaattccattatattgacaacggtgtgtgaataaaacaaacagacataataggtaaacatgtcaaaaataggggcacaacagtcaacgttgtgttattatcttaatcactataaacaagaagatatataaacaaatctttaccatgacacaataacacaataacgggatgtataggTACATAGCCACGTCACatgcaagaaagaaaaaaaaaggcaagcagtaattttttttagcaaaaaagaaagacaagaatacacattATCCTAGAAcattaacacaatgacgggatgcataagtaccgagccacgtcaaatggatacaACCAAAATAAACAGACTAaacaataaaagttatatttataagacaaacaaaagaacactataacacttTATTAAGAATGGTGTTTGGCGTGCTCTCTCCATGTTCAAGAAATATGAGGTTTGCAATCATTCTATGAGGGGTCCATCGTACGGGGAACATAGGTAgactaggatgaaaaattgtgtcctgcctttttttagttgtaatctctgtcctgcctttttatttttcagtctattcggtcctgcctttgtttcttagcttatcctgaattttttacaacaattgtcatccttccctttttttttgccaagttactcatcctgcgTTTTTTCACTCAAAATCatgtcctgccttttttcaaatttcacccgccccccccccccccccccccccccccccgcttaaaaatcaaatggtagctcccttatatatGCAATCATTCCGTTGAAATTTTAGCAAACAAATCAAGTAATATACAATTTGGAAAAAGACATCGAACTGCAAATTAACCTATTATAACTAACATACTTTTGTGTTAAAGCAACGCATGACTTATGACCCATTTATATAACGACAAAAGGAGTAAAAGTTGTATAATCATTTGAAGTTGACTTGGTCCAATTATATCATGTGCACTTGTTTgtgttggttttatttatcagaCTTTCTGCACGTCTTAACAAAAACATGAGGGGTTCGTAGGTGGCATGCTGACCGCTAGACATCATACTATAATATAAAAGAGGCAGTTTAACGTTCATGTCAGTAAACCCAGCATATATACTTTGAAAAACAAAGCTCGTGCCTAAAATAGTTAATCAAATCTCGTTTTGGGAAAAAACAAGTTATGGGAGCAACCAACTTCAAAAGAGgaggggtaatgtttttttttcttttcttggttTTTCGACGCTATAAAGCAATTGATTTTTTCCCCAAAATTTTAACACTATAGGGTAAAGGGGAaaaatttttgtttgtaatctGCATGACCACAATATGTGTTtgtgattaaattatttaaattatttgttttacaaattttaattgaagtttgaatttacatccacgattcacaggatcttgatcatacttttgacaaattttaatcaagaacggtcctgtcaaggacggcagtaaaaatcgtgaatgtgtcaCCCCAGCTTAagggtatttttttgtttttaagggCATTTTTTCTTCTGAATTCCCTATATTTAGGATATTTTATAGGGTTATCTCCTTCCACCTGGtggtattatatgttaaccaatCGTACGTCCCGAAATCCTATATGTCCTATATATCGGAAAAAATGTCGATGCATGTAGGGTAATGGTCTGTCTGAGGTTCCATGACTACTATTTagatatgtcaaaataaaggatccctaaaacgagtcttacgtatgattcgtcatGCGTACGTACGTTTCGTCAATTTGTAAATAAGCTCTAATTGGAAGCTAAAAGGCAATAAATGCATTTATCgcaattttgtgcatttttcctttgatctttttttgtgataatttttcatatcatgctactcgcatgagatggaaaattatcgctagaaactaaggagacatgtggcgttgctaatgaaattgacaacgtcttcataggtaaaatagcgattaaCAGACTATCagtggtcatctcaactcgattgctcttctcgctttcgccgtaccggctcaagcgggaaaatcaatctcgttgagatgatcaacgataatctataaattaCACATGAATGGTGATTATCAGTGGTCATCTCATtttgattgcttttctcgctttcgccgtaccggctcaagcgggaaaatcaatctcgttgatcaacgataatctataaattaCACATGAATGGTGAcccatttaaaaattattttctgaaaGAATCTGGTCGCATTTCAATTTGAATGAATTGCTATCGTCTAGTCGCCTTTCTGTTTATACAACTTTGTTTTCCTCAAGGTACGGTTGAGTATTCTTGTACTAAATCAGACCAAAATAACTCTTCAGAACCAGTAAATTGTGCGTTAATTGtatgaatacatttttattttgtgtttattacCTTTCAGTAAACGATCTTTTTTTAGTTTGCTCTACTTTGATTAAAGACTTGAATAACAATTAAGTTATATCATATGATGGCCGCCATGGGTGACCAATTTTAATGATGCTGTTATATAACATCACATGAAGAAATGCACAGTCAGCAATTTTATTCAAatcgtaaattaaaaaaaatacataaaaagtttaaatgttttcttAACCAGTATACTGTGCTTTGAaagaataaatttttattttgcatttattttctttttgtaaagatttttaatttcaaatttgatctacttaaataaaaaaatctggagaaaaaaaagttatgtcaTATGATGTCCGCCATGGATGGGCAACTTTATTGATACTGTTGTATAACAGAACATGAGGGTAATAGTCCAGAAAATGAGGGTAATAGTCAGCAATTTTATTGAAGCTgactttaaaaatacaaaaaaaaaaaaatgaaatgttttgttaTGATAATAATCACATGAGTATCATGGGACAAAAATTATACAGATGTTGCTGCTATGATATGATGAAGAATgacataatatttaaaatatgctCAACTGTATAACATGCTTATTTAGATAACATGCCgtttttaataataatatcatTGCATTTTATGTATGGATGGATAGCGATTACGTAAAGTTGTAAATAATATAAGGACGAGAAGATGTTTATCTGATATGTATACGAAATCTTCTTTGTTCAAGACCGATACGCTTAATTAACTAAGTCGGTTTTtaaacgtgctagttcacaaggtacaTATATCAGTCTGCAAGTAAAAATAGCACACTACCCGGGAATAATCTGGTGACATTATTTATTGCTCCCGCGGGTCACGTGCTCAGTGAAAAAAAACAGCAAATTCTGTCTACAATACAATTTGTCAAGTTTTTAGGTTGATTCGTCTGGGGATCGAATCCACGACCTCGTCCAAAGACAAGGTGTACAACCTACATAGAAAGCAGTGTGGCGGTTTCATTGAAAAAGAGGTCAGCAAGTGTACATGTAAATTTCACTTCTCGTTCTTACGgtaactgaaaattaaaaaaatcgggtaactgaaaataaaaaatcggACGAATAACAGAAATAAAAAGAAGTTTTGGATGAAAtcccaaatatcaaaaacatgctggcattttcatttttgtcGAACATTTCTCTAAGTTtctgtttcatttattttattgcctattgtttaaaaaaagtgaTGCATCTGGATACCATcagatacaaaatataaaacgGGAAGAGGTTGAGCgtatgagacagcaacccaacaacaaacaTGACTTGAAACATTTAGAGAGCGATATACTTTAACAGTCTACAATAATAACACATATGTCTGTTACATTTGACAAGCTTAGAGTCGTCCTTATTTAAAAATGAAGCTTGTGAATAAATTCAACAGAAACATCAGAGTTCTGCCATTAACACCATATTCTCAATATTCTCCAAACAaaactaaaacaagaatgtgtccagaGAACACGGATTGCCCACTCGCActaacattttctatgttaagggACCGTGCAATTTAGatcaaactctaatttggcataattTGAGATTAAATAATAGGGAACATGTCAACTAAGCATCCAGTTGATTGGTCTTCCAACTTATCAAAAATTACCTTTATCCAAACAAATTAACCTGGAGCaggaaattataattttttatgatcagtggaccgtgaaattgaggtaaaaactctaatttcaCATTGAAATTAGAAATCTCATATCATAgctagggaacatgtgtactcagtttcaagatgattggacTTAAACTACATCAAAAACTGTTTTGACCAAAAATCTTAACCTGAAGCGGTTCGAACagcgcgccggttacagtgcaggcgatttggtgtcacgatatctcagtagcatgggtttgaatcccggcgagggaagaa
This genomic interval carries:
- the LOC143056872 gene encoding uncharacterized protein LOC143056872 → MNTKCTSVVVAVLLLVNNIAAHGGYGPVGYSSGGYGGNIGGYGPVVVYSSGGYGGNVGGYGPVGYDGGYGGGLGGLGGLGGKGGFAGIGGFGGILSSGLSSGYANPRFWMKYVPKQYAGIVQKYATGNIARSFMSQWLNSQNKKY